Genomic window (Daucus carota subsp. sativus chromosome 5, DH1 v3.0, whole genome shotgun sequence):
atgaTTGTGAAAAatgatttgtaaaatataaatgggCTTCGAGAACTCTAACAAAATATTACGGgtgtgtattcgattgagattttaatggatcattttttagtctatggatttcagtggattgtatgtgattttgattcttAATAAAATGTCACAAAGTTTCTAGGATTTAAGCAcgatgcttcaaaatcccattgattttggtgggatgtcaaaaaatttaaaatacactgaagaatgccacaaaatccatcattttatgaaatcaaaaaaaatccatcaacatttgaataccatcagattttaatgaattttaaacaatcccaattgaataccataggattttaaaacataatttaaaattccaattgaataccaccatattttgtatcataatttaaaattacaattgAATACCCCAAGATCTTAAtcgatttcaaacaatcccaatcgaatactctcggatttcatgaatgaaaaaaatactttaaaatctcaatccaatacatcCTCTCCGACTTTATAGAACtttaatctttatatataatataataaatcagcCTAATTGAAATACAGtatagaaaaagaaacaaacaagCGGTAACAAAGATCCACCTACACCTCATATATTGCCATGTTGAGCCCGAATCTAGAAGTAGTGTATACATATCATCACCTTGGTCAGTCATGCATGCACACACCTCGCCATCTCTGACTTATATTACTCCATCACATGATATACTGTACATGTATCTTACGTTTGTTATTGCttccattttttctttttatatatacaccCATTTGCTGTTTTTCACTCGTGATGAAATTATTAGGAGtgcatttaatttatatatataataattagttcgaaaattattttaattacacACAGTAAAAGTAAACATATTTGATTAAAAGTATATTGCATAAAATTTGACAAATAATTAAGTTTTGTTTATAAGGaacattatatttatttatatgaaatcAAATTGTGATACAGaaataagaaatgaaaataCTATTAGTTTATAAATTGCATATAAATGAACTCTAAAGAAATCAATTAAATACAACGAGTTTGTTGAAATACTCCTGAGTAGGCCCGTAtctaatactctctccgtcacaatttataaaatcttttttggAAAATTTTTTATCTCAAAATACTTGTTTCTCTTTTTTTCTCAATATAAATTTATCTCTATATTATTTGtgacttttttgaaactcaacattattctcaattctcaatgcactaaatccctatatttattgggATTTTTTTGTAACTCaacttttttctcttttatcaatatacaaattaatgatacagataaaattatatctaaccaAGACCTATAAATTGACACTGAGGGAGTATTTAAATGCTAGAGTAGCCCATTAATTTTTGTCGAAAGCATAAAAGCCGTTTCTTAGAAGTTGCCTCTGTTTTGTCACAACTCCAGTAGACCAGTAGTATAAACAAGCAGAGCTACCCTCCCATTTCAATGGCGGCTCAACAATTCAAACTCCTTAAAGTCAACTTCACCTCCACCAAACACGCCCTTATCCTCCCCACTCCATCTCCCCTCACCACCAATCCATCTCCATTATGTCTCGACCAAACACGCCCTTACTCTTTTTCTTCCTCATGTTCTTTCAGTTATGTCAAGCTCAGCGAAACGACAGCGTTTCGTGCCCGCTCGACTTCGACGTGCTCCGCCGCTTGATTCAGGGGTACAAGCCGCCGTCCGGCGACCGGTGTCAGTTCATTCTCGAAGGTCTTCGGCTTGTCCAGTCTGATTATTTGAAACGGACTGACTCGTTCCTCCCCCGAGTCGACTCGGCCGAGTCGTGCTGGAACGCCTACCAGGCGCTTTACAATCAGTTCGTGCCGAATTTCGATATTCGGAAGAACTGCGGGTTCCAAACGGACTGGATTTCGCGAGGCTGTAAAAATATCACCAGCCGAGCCGAGTACGAGGCGAATAATTCGCCGCAGACTCTAGCGGCTGTGTCCACGGCTTGTAATCAGTCTTTATTAAACAGCTCGCCGTGCGCCACGTGTACTACGAGCTTGTCGAGTTTGCAGCCGTCCGATTCGGTTAATAACACGGTCGGAAATGTCTCGGATTGCACTGCGTATCGGTCGATTTACGCAGCTGCTTTCGCCAATTCGTTTGGTCCGGATGATAAAGGAAATGCCGAGTGTTTGTTCTCTTTGAATTTTACCCCGGTGAAATCGAGTAATAATAAACAGAAGAAAGCGGTTATTGCCGTTGTTGTTGTTCTAGGGTTTGTGGTTTTGGTATTATGTGGTAGCGCGGTGTGGTTGATTAGAAGGAATAAATTGAAGAAGAAAATTAGGCAACGAGAAATTACGAGGAGGTGGAGTGATTTGAATATGAATACGAGTAATTCGGCTTTGGAGTCGATTAATAGTAGCACGACGTTGATTCGTTTCACGTTTGATGAAATTAAAGAGGCGACTAAGAATTTCTCTAGGTTTAATATAATTGGGAGGGGAGGGTATGGGAATGTTTATAAGGGCGTTTTGTTTGATGGCTCTGAAGTTGCGTTGAAGAGGTTTAAGAATTGTTCTGCTGCTGGTGATTCGAGTTTTGCTCATGAGGTTGAGGTTATTGCTAGTGTTCGCCATGTGAATCTTGTGGCGTTGAGAGGGTATTGTACTGCCACTACTAATTTTGAAGGGCATCAGAGGATTATTGTGTGTGATTTAGTGAAGAATGGGAGTTTACATGACCATCTTTTTGGCTCGATTGGGAGTAAATTGAGCTGGCCTGTTAGACAAAAGATTGCGCTTGGGACTGCCAGAGGATTGGCGTATTTG
Coding sequences:
- the LOC108219985 gene encoding probable LRR receptor-like serine/threonine-protein kinase RKF3, with product MSRPNTPLLFFFLMFFQLCQAQRNDSVSCPLDFDVLRRLIQGYKPPSGDRCQFILEGLRLVQSDYLKRTDSFLPRVDSAESCWNAYQALYNQFVPNFDIRKNCGFQTDWISRGCKNITSRAEYEANNSPQTLAAVSTACNQSLLNSSPCATCTTSLSSLQPSDSVNNTVGNVSDCTAYRSIYAAAFANSFGPDDKGNAECLFSLNFTPVKSSNNKQKKAVIAVVVVLGFVVLVLCGSAVWLIRRNKLKKKIRQREITRRWSDLNMNTSNSALESINSSTTLIRFTFDEIKEATKNFSRFNIIGRGGYGNVYKGVLFDGSEVALKRFKNCSAAGDSSFAHEVEVIASVRHVNLVALRGYCTATTNFEGHQRIIVCDLVKNGSLHDHLFGSIGSKLSWPVRQKIALGTARGLAYLHHGAQPSIIHRDIKGSNILLDEDFEPKVADFGLARFAPEGVTHVSTRVAGTMGYVAPEYALYGQLTERSDVYSFGIVLLELLSGKKALMMKNDEQHALVADWAWGLVRSGRALEVIEEDIPELGSLEVVEKYVLLAVLCSHPQLYARPTMDQVVKILDMGLAVPTIPERPIPLTAGIDDIEKSVSGHWGSGRVSSYSRLQAIKLVTDNST